CGTGCGCTTCAGACCGGGGCGATCCAGCGCTACGTCGACGAGGACCATCAGTACGTCTTCGTCCCTATCGGCGACGACCAGTTCCAGCTCGTCGTACAGGACCCGCGATCGGAGACGGTATCCGAACGCGTCGAACTCTCGAACGGGTTCATCGACACCGTTCTGGACCGGCTGTCGGACATCTTCTTCGTCTTCGACTTCGAGGGGACGTTCCTTCACTGGAACGACCGCCTCACGGAGGTGACTGGCTACTCCAACGACGAGATCGCGTCGATGTCGCCGATGGACTTCTTCGTTCAGGCCGACTACGAACGGGTGGACGCGGCGATGTCGGAGATCGTCGAGACCGGCGATGCGACCGCCGTCGTCCGCATCCGAACCCGCGGCGGGCGGTTGCTGCCTTACGAGTTCACGGGGTCGATGGTCGCCCGTGAGGACGGCTCGCCACAGTACATCTGCGGGATCGCCCGCGATATCTCCCAGCGCCGCCGCTCGGAGCGGGCGTTGCGCGAGCGCCAGCAGGCGCTGTCGAACCTCATCAAGAACCTGCCAGGGGTCGTCTATCGCTACCGCAACGAGACGGGCTTTCCCGTCGAATTCATGAGCGAGGGCTGTACGGCTCTGACGGGCTACTCCCGCGAGCGCCTCGAATCCGGCGAGGTCTCCTGGACCGACGACGTGATCCACCCCGAGGATCGGGAGGAACTCCGGGCGGACGTCCAGACGGCCCTCGCGGAGGACGAACAGTACCAGACGACCTACCGCATCCGCACCGCCGACGGGGAGATCCGCTGGGTCCGCGAGCAGGGCAGCGGCGTCGATGACCCGGACGGATCGGTCGAGTACCTCGACGGGTATCTCACCGAGGTCACGGACGTCGTCGAGATCGAGGAGGAACTCCGCCGCGAGAAGGCCTTCACCGAGAGCGCACTCGACGCCCAGCCCGACCTGTTTTACGTCTTTTCACCGACCGGCGAGATGCTCCGCTGGAACGACCGGTTCAACGAGGTCACGGGCTACTCCGACGCGGAGATCGAATCGATGCAACCCACCGACTTCGTCGCATCCGAGGACGTCCCGAACGTCCGCAACGCGATCGGTCGCGTCGCGACCGACCACGAGACGGGATCGATCGAGGCGACGCTCGTGACCGAAGACGACCGTCACATCCCCTACGAGTTCACCGGCTCGGTGATCGAGGACGTCGGCGAGTCGGTCTATGACACCCGCGAGCACGACCTCTATCTCTGCGGGACCGGACGAAACATCTCACAGCGGATCACCGCCGAGCAGGAACTCGAGGCGGCGATCGAGGAACTCGAGCGCTCGAACGCCGAACTCGAGCGCTTCGCCTACGTCGCCTCTCACGACCTCAAAGAGCCCCTCCGAATGATCCGCAGCTACCTCGATCTGATCCAGCGACGCTATGAGGGCTCGCTCGACGAGGACGCCGACGAGTTCATCACGTACGCCGTCGACGGGGCCGAGCGGATGCGGAGGATGATCGACGACCTCCTGACGTACTCCCGGATCGGGACCGACGATATCACCCTCCAGGCGGTCGATCCCAACGAGGTCATCGACCGCGTCCTCGACAGTATCCGGATCGCCATCGAGGAAGAAAACGCCGACGTCACCGTCGAGGACCTCCCGACAGTCGAGGGCGACGCCCAACAACTCGGTCAACTGTTCCAGAACCTCATTAGCAACGCCATCGCTTACTCCGGGGAAGCCCCGCCGGAGATCCACGTCTCGGCGACCGAATACGACGACGGGTGGCAGTTTTCCGTCTCGGATAGCGGGGTCGGGATCGACCCCGACCAGATCGACGAGGTGTTCGAGATCTTCTCGTCGGGGACTGTCTCCTCGAGTACCGGGATCGGGCTGGCCATCTGTAAGAAGATCGTCCAACAACACGGCGGCGAGATCTGGGTGGAGTCCGAACCCGGCACCGGTTCGACGTTTCATTTCACGATTTCGGATACCGACACCACGGACCCGAATCGAGCCTCCGAAATGCTTGATGTATGAGCCACCATCCGTTCTTGCTGTTCGAGACGCTTACTGTGGGATTAATAGGTAAAATGACCTAAAACCGATTCGGCGTAACGTCTCTCGCTCTCTTAATGATACCGTTATTTCCGAAACGTACTCGTCGATAGTGCGGTGTACGGCCCTCCTCGAGGGGATACACCGCAACCCCGTTTCCTAGGGACGGTGTAATATCGTGAACCATCGGCCCATTATATACCCCTCGCTGTCATACTCTACTCTGAGGTATACTGAATGCATGATTTAACAGGATTTCAGCGTGATCTGCTCCTGGTGATCGCTGGCCTCGACGAACCGAAAGGACTGGACGTTAACGACGAACTAGAACGATACTACGGCACTGAGATCCGTCACGGGCGGTTGTATCCCAATCTCGACACGCTCGTGAACAAGGGCCTGGTCAAGAAGGGCAAACACGACCTCCGAACGAACAAGTACGTTCTGACCGACCGGGGCGAGCGAGAGATCGAAGCCCGCCTCAACTGGCAGCTCTCGTACATTCCTGGCGACATCAAGAGCCGACTCGAAGGGCTCCCGCAGACACAGTAAACCGAACACGTCATGCAGACAGTCTCCGCCGGTGCGATGGGGGGAGGCTACTCGAGATAGCCGAGGTCCGACAAACGGTCTTCTACCCGTTCGTCCTCGGTTTCGTCCGTCGATGACCCCGCGTAGGCAGGATATTCGCTCGCTCCAACGTCTCCGACGACCGGTAGGGCCCGACCGTCCATCCGATCGCTGTAGGGTACGCCCATCGCCGAGCAGACCGTCGGCGCGACGTCGAACAGATGCGCGTCCGAGAGATCCCCGTCGATGTCGATACCCTCGCCCGCGGCGACGAACAGGCCGTCGAGTTTGTGGTTCCACGGCTCGGTCGGTGGTCCGAACAACTCGGTGCGGAGTTGGGCCGACAGGAACTGTTCGAAGTCGTTGGGGATCGTGAGAACGTCGACCGCGTTGTCGGTATAGGGGCCCCAGAAGTACTCCTCCCGTGGGACCACCTCGCCGAACACCGGATCGCCGTCCGGCGTGTCGATCCCCTGCAGGCGTTCGATGAGGTCTGCCCGAACGGTCTCGTATTCTTCGGGGGGGACGACGCCCTCGGGGTCACGTCCCGCGAGGTTGATCCGGACGCCCAATTCGGTGCGCGCGCGCATGTAGGCCCGCGATGCCGGGAAGTCGACCTGCTGTGAACCGGTCCGGGTCACGCCCGAAGGGGCGTACCGGCGCGCGAGCGAGCCGAGGCCGATTCGGTCGAGGACTCCGACTGCACGGGAGGGCGTGATTCCGATTTTCGCGGCCACCGCGGCGAGCCGCTCGATACGATCCGGCTCCCAGTTGGTCTCCTCGCTCCCCTCTCGGAGTTGATCGCGGATGGGGTTCCACGACGGCATCCCCTTTCCACCGGTCGTCGCCTCGACGTACCCTTCTCGACGGAGGTACTCGTTGATGCGAAACTCGTAGTTCTCGTAGGGCCCTATCCCGTGGTCGCTAGCGACGAACACCC
The DNA window shown above is from Halalkalicoccus jeotgali B3 and carries:
- a CDS encoding alkaline phosphatase family protein, translated to MSDRLDTLLIGIDAACQPVFDRLSETDSIPHLESLIEEGVSAPLESQIPPWTPSAWPSMYTGVNPGKHGVYGFIDFEGYDWSVVTANHVREHALWRLLDEHDRSSVIVNVPVTAPPDDIDGAIVPGFIGPENPSTQPKGLLEEIREAIGEYRVYPNYSRGDDRYSDVEKMEEYCTLARMRGEAFRYLVGEYEPDFGFVQFQKTDTVFHEFEGDSAKVRQIYEATDEEIGRILEECDPKRVFVASDHGIGPYENYEFRINEYLRREGYVEATTGGKGMPSWNPIRDQLREGSEETNWEPDRIERLAAVAAKIGITPSRAVGVLDRIGLGSLARRYAPSGVTRTGSQQVDFPASRAYMRARTELGVRINLAGRDPEGVVPPEEYETVRADLIERLQGIDTPDGDPVFGEVVPREEYFWGPYTDNAVDVLTIPNDFEQFLSAQLRTELFGPPTEPWNHKLDGLFVAAGEGIDIDGDLSDAHLFDVAPTVCSAMGVPYSDRMDGRALPVVGDVGASEYPAYAGSSTDETEDERVEDRLSDLGYLE
- a CDS encoding PAS domain S-box protein encodes the protein MSPVNVLYLGRTAGPLERLLSATGRTEPPVSVSAVPTLDAAIARLASLQADCLIWDIDCESNPEIERLFSLAPGLTVVVREPRSTPDCLEAYAPTIVRADDDSLVDAVRSTRSSAENSDSPPEVAMSLLDRSADRIARIDGDGTYRSVSDGLAAALDSSAAALVGTTIAETSMIDPEVLIEHGQRALQTGAIQRYVDEDHQYVFVPIGDDQFQLVVQDPRSETVSERVELSNGFIDTVLDRLSDIFFVFDFEGTFLHWNDRLTEVTGYSNDEIASMSPMDFFVQADYERVDAAMSEIVETGDATAVVRIRTRGGRLLPYEFTGSMVAREDGSPQYICGIARDISQRRRSERALRERQQALSNLIKNLPGVVYRYRNETGFPVEFMSEGCTALTGYSRERLESGEVSWTDDVIHPEDREELRADVQTALAEDEQYQTTYRIRTADGEIRWVREQGSGVDDPDGSVEYLDGYLTEVTDVVEIEEELRREKAFTESALDAQPDLFYVFSPTGEMLRWNDRFNEVTGYSDAEIESMQPTDFVASEDVPNVRNAIGRVATDHETGSIEATLVTEDDRHIPYEFTGSVIEDVGESVYDTREHDLYLCGTGRNISQRITAEQELEAAIEELERSNAELERFAYVASHDLKEPLRMIRSYLDLIQRRYEGSLDEDADEFITYAVDGAERMRRMIDDLLTYSRIGTDDITLQAVDPNEVIDRVLDSIRIAIEEENADVTVEDLPTVEGDAQQLGQLFQNLISNAIAYSGEAPPEIHVSATEYDDGWQFSVSDSGVGIDPDQIDEVFEIFSSGTVSSSTGIGLAICKKIVQQHGGEIWVESEPGTGSTFHFTISDTDTTDPNRASEMLDV
- a CDS encoding helix-turn-helix transcriptional regulator gives rise to the protein MHDLTGFQRDLLLVIAGLDEPKGLDVNDELERYYGTEIRHGRLYPNLDTLVNKGLVKKGKHDLRTNKYVLTDRGEREIEARLNWQLSYIPGDIKSRLEGLPQTQ